TTTTTGTATATGGTGGTTAGTGCTTTGCTGCTTTATGTTTATTTCATGGCGCTATTTTTTATGCCCATGATATTTATGGGGTAATCCATTTTTAGTTTCGTTTTGACTACGAGAGTCTGCCTGTTCGGAAGAAAAATGCTCCGAGATTGTTTTATGTAGATTTAATATTTTTTCTAACTCTTGATAAGAGATTTTTTGTTCTGATAGCAGTCGAAGTTTGTTTTTGTCTTCATTAGATAGGTAAGTGGCGTTGGTACTTTTTCCATAAAGTAAAGCTGCTCCCATATCTGGTTTGGTTGCAATCTCTTTATAGGTTCTCAGAGCATTTCTGAGTAACACAGCCTTCGGTTGACCTTCCAGTTCGGCCTGAGCTTCGTACCAATTTGCTATATCCTCAGATACCATAACAGGAAGGTATTTTGTTAATTTTTTTGCCATTTTTATTAGCTTGTTTAATTCTGTTATTTATTAACAATGTCGCGAGCGTGATAAAATATGATAAATACAAACAAGACGAACAAAAGGGAAAATTCTTTTAATTTCATCTTATAGATTTAAGTTTTATAATATAAATTATGTAAAGTCAAAGATAGGAGAAATCATCTTTTTTCAAGTTCTTCACGTAGCTTCTTTGGGATGTTCTGTACAACAAGATGATATGAATTTTGAATCAATTCCTTTAGGAGGTTGTTGGGGATATTTGTTTTTGTTGCGACGGTGATCCAATGTTTTTTGTTCATGTGGTGGCCGGGCGAGATAGCATCGAACCTTTCGCGAAGTTCGATACAATCTTCAGGCTTGCACTTTAAGTTGATTGACTCAAATCGATCGATGTTCGTTAAGGCGAACATCTTCCCTTTTACCTTGAACACGAGCGTGCTTTCGTCAAACGGAAAGTCTTCGGTAGCACCGTTGAAGCTCAAGCAATATTGGCGAAATGTCTCGAGGTTCATTGCGATACAAGTGTGTTTTAGAACCCCATATTTGCTAAACTGTCTAACACGTGCTTCATAACGATAACCAAGTCAGGATGAGAGTCTTCAAACGCCTCAATTGCGTCAGTGAGTTTCTCAGTCAAGCTTTCATGATGCTCCTCTGACGAGGCACTGCCCGCCGAATCAAGTATGTTTTCAATATCCTCTTGAACACTGCTAAGTAGTGCCTTTGAGGCATCATCAATCGAGTTTTTTTCAGTACCGCTGGAGAGTTCTTTATGAAGCTTTTCCAACATGTCGCGAATTTCTTGCTTTTCCATGAGTAAAGTTTGATTAAGGTTGTTTAAGTCTCAGGCTTATTAAAATACGAAGAGAATTTATGTAAAAATTAAAAAAAACGAATACCAGTTTATTATGTAAAGTCTTTGTTTTATAATTATAAATAACGGAAAATTATTAAAAAATATCGGAATTTTTATTCCCCGAAAAGACGGGCTTTTCGAAATTGCTCCAGGACTAAAAACCAATAAAGATATGTTTTTACTTATGCTCCCTATACTTATCGGCAAATTTGCATTTATGCACTTTTTAGATATTGCTTATCTTTAAAAGACGATAACAGATCCTTTCTCACTTATAGAAAATAAGCCTCATTAAATATGGAAAATAAATTTGATCGATCAGCCAAAGATTGGGACAACAATCCGGTTCGTGTGAAAATTGCAGAAAAGGCAATCCAAGAATTGCGCCACAGGGTCTCCCCTGCTCCAGATATACAAGTTTTGGATTACGGTACGGGCACGGGGTTGATGCTTTTAGGCATTCAGCCATATGCGGCGCATGTGACAGGAATGGATAGCTCGCTTGGAATGCTTGATGTGCTGCGTGGAAAAATAAAAGCGGCAGAAATTACGAATGTGGATGTCTTGCATCACAATATAGAAACGGAGGAATTGCCAAAAGAGGCATTTCATCTTGTACTTAGCAATATGACGCTCCATCACATTGCAGACACAGAAATGTTTCTGAGAAAGGTGTATCACGCACTGAAATCAGGTGGCAGCTGCTGTATCACCGATTTGGAAACTGAAGATGGCTCTTTTCATCATGAGCCGGATAATTCCATCAAGCATTTAGGCTTTGATAAAAACGAACTGGCCAAGCATTTTGAGGCAACTGGCTTTGAGGTGCTCCATCTTGACACTTTCCACGAGGTCGTTCGCGAAACCGGTCGACGCTACCCGCTCTTTATGGCGATCGCAAAAAAGAATTAGGAGCATGCTCCTTATAAATAAAAAAGCAAACCGGAGTTCTCAGAACTCTCGGTTTGCACATATATTGAATACCGTAAAGCGTTAAGGTTTACTTCGCTTCTTTCGGTGAAAACATGTTGCATCCGCCTTCAGCTTTGACATCTTTGCCAAAGCATTTTCCGTTTTCATCATCTACGCGCTGAAACCCTCTGCAATCCTGGCACTGCTTTCCTTTTTCCGCAGGAAAGGTATATTTAACTTCTTCCATTGTATAATTGACGTTTTATATTTGACAGTGATTTTTCTCCTGAGTGCTACCCTTCCGACAGGTAGCTGGCCAAATATAAAATGTTTCAAGCGATACACAAGCCTAAGCCGAAAAATTGCAGAAGACGAAACAGCCTTAAAGAAACGCAGAAATTTTCTCTTCAGGTTGAGGGCCGACGAGAAACTCCGCAATGACACCGTCTTTTACCAACACGGTGGACGGCGTTCCCATCACACCGAACTTCTGCGCAACACTGAACTCTTTGCGAGCATCAATCTTGAATACGTTTCTACTCTTCTTTTTGTATTTGTCGATGATGGGTGTCATGGGTTTGCAGGCAGCGCAGTTGTCAGAGTAAAAGTAAAACACCGTTGGCTTCCCCGTTTCTACGGCTTTGGCGTACTTCGATGGCAATTCAGGAACAGGCTTTCCTTTTTTGAAGCTCGTTTTCAAACGGATAAAAATCGGGGTGACGATAAAAAAAGCTAAAACACCGCCAAGAATGTACAAAATCACTTCCATATCAATATGAATCTAATTAGGTTTCAAAGATGCTGTTCGCTTGGTTAAGACCACAAGATAACGATTGCCCTGAAATAAATTAAACATGCCGTTAGCGCTGGAAACACATCCCTCATAATAGCTTTATTTTAAACCGTTACTTAAATACGATTTCCGCAAGTTATTCAGCGCTTTTCGCTGGTAGCATATCCTGATAGATTTTCGTGACTCCAATAGTTTTATGCCCTAAAAACTTTGAAAGTGTGTAAAGATCCATTTCGTTACTTAGTGAACGAATAGCATACGTATGTCGAGAAACTTGAAAACTAATACGCTTTTCCAAAGACGCTTCTTTTGCCCACGAGTTCAAGCAATTTTGGATTTCCGTACGCGACGGCAATAAAAATATCGGCTCATCAGAGCGTGACAGCGCTTCTACAATGCCGTTAGCCTTGCTTACTTGATTCAGAACTTGCTCGGCTTCGAGCGTTACCGGCAATGAATCTATACCACTGGGAATTTTTTGACCGAGTTCAATAAAGCAATAATCGTGACTGCTCTTTTTGATGTTTTTCCAAGTGAGTGTTTCGAGCGATTGAAGGTTAAGTCCTGTGAAGCAAGCGAATAAAAAAGCAAGGCGAACGTTTTCGTTTTTACAAGGCGTCCGCTGTAAGCGCGCTAGCTCATCTTCCGAAAGAAAAACTCGCTCAGGCTGATTCTTTTTAATGTTTGGAACATGCGCAGCGGGATCTAAAGAAAGAATGCCTTCCTTCACGGCTTTTCTGAGTGCAGCTTTGATTTTGGAGAAATAGGTGTGCGCCGTGTTCGGAGAGACGCGCTCAAGCAAAAATGCTTTGAATTTCTCAAGCCATTCTTCATCAATGCCCGCAAAAGAAATTTGGCTCGAAAACTGCTTTAAATACTTCAACGTGTTGCGCCACGCTTTCTCTGTTTTCGGTTTTTCCTGCGCATGTTTTTCAAAATAAGCGACAAAATTTGATCGGCGCTTAAATGTTTGGGCAAAATTTTCGGGGTATTCTTCAAGTTCTGTCAAGCGCTTCCTCATCATATCCTCAGCTTGGGCGCGCGCTTCTGCGTCGTCGGCATCGGCTTGGATGTCAAGAAACTCGTAGAATCGCTTGCCGTTTGCATGAACATCCAAATAATATGAAATCTTGCCGGATGTTAAGTTTTTGGTTCTTAAAACGATAGACATAAATACAGTTCCTTATTTCGTTACCTAAATCGGTTTTAAAATTCAGGTATCGGTTTGATAATCAACACCTTTATCTACCTAAACATTTTAAAATACAGGTATTTTCTAACTTATAGAAAGTGATGTTAATCGTTAAAAAAATTGAAAATCAATTCTTTTTTAGAAAAATCAATTGCAGTTGGTGGCGTTTTCAGTTTAAGTCGATGCGCAAGAAAATCAATTCTACATTTGATCGCATTTGCCGATATGTAAGGCAAAAGAATGTCTTCATCTTTTAAGCAAAAAAACAAACAGTTTTTTGAAAAATCGGACAACTTTGCTATTCTCAGCAGGTCTTTTCAAGACATCGTTCTTTTTAATTTTGAGTTTTATCTGGTGCCTGTTTTCACAGGGTAAAAGGGAATTGCGTGAAAATCGCAAGCTGTACCCGCAACTGTAAAATACATCTGTTTTTGAGTGAAAATTGCTGCTAAGCATTTTTCCTCATCAACCGCTAACCGCGCCACTGCGCTCGCCCACTCAAGGCTGCGTGGGAAGGCCGGCAAAGCATTTCCGGTAATAAGTCAGGAAACCTGCCAGATAAATTTCATTGCACGAGACAACTCATTGGCTACGGGAAAATGGCCTTGCAATAAGCACGACAATTTTTGACTTACAATTTCTTTCAAAACATAGTTGATCAGCACGAATAGCCTTAAACAGGATTGCTAATCTCCGCTTTGGCTCCACATGCAAATCATTTTCTTTTTGAAAGACTCGCGCTTTTGCTCGCTAATTCTTCCTGCCAACATTTTCAAACACAAACGGAGAATTACATCATCATGAAATTAGGGTCTTGTAGAAAACGCAATTGGTTTAAACCCGCTGTTTTGTCGGCGTTGGTTCTTGCCACAAACTTTGGCTCAACAGGAACATTACGCGCCGAGGAAAAAGAACTTGATCCAATCCCCGAAAAAGATGGGGACGAAATTGTGGTTACCGCCACAAGAATGGCCGATAGCTCTTTCAACGTCCCTGTAAGCATTGAACAAATTTCGCAGAAGCAATTGCAAAGCAGCGCACCGGAAAGCATTGGCGAAGTGCTCAGAGACGTGCCGGGTGTCTCAATGGCTGGAAGCGGTCTTTGGGACGTTAGTCCGATTATTCGTGGTTTTAGCGGAAATAGAGTTCTGGTTCTTATCGATGGAAATCGCGAGAATAACCTTTGGGCCGGGCGCGACCCGTTAACGCCGTTTTTAGACGTGAGCCAAATCGAGCGAATTGAAGTTCTGAAAGGCGCGTCTTCGGTGCTCTATGGAACGGATGCACTTGGCGGTGTTATCAATATCATCACGAAGAAAAACTTTCCAAACTTGAGCGAAGGCTGGGTTTTTAAACCGTCTGCGCAAGTCGGATATAGCTCCGTAGATGAGGGAAAATTCGGAAAGCTTTCGGTCCAAGGCGGCGGACATGGTTTCGATTTTCAAATTGCGGCATCTCGGCGCGAAACGGATAGCTACACGGACGGCGATGGAAACACGGTTGCAAATAGCCAATTTGAAGCGGGAAACTACACTGTGCAAGCGGGCTACATGATAAGCAATCAGCATCAGCTTAGTTTCTCTTATCGCCGAAGCGACATCGACGACAAAGGTATTCCACAAAAGGAAAATGCCAGCTACTCGCACTTTACAAAGTTTGACACTGACGCTTATAATTTCTCTTATCAAGGTTGTGACCTCGGATTTGTCAAAGAGTTGCAAGTCAAAAGTTGGGTGATTTCGCAGGAAAGAGCTTACGATGGAAATATTGCAAGCACCACGCAACCGATGTACACGCTTAAAACAAACCAGATTGAAACTGGCGCAGTTGGTTCGTCCATGCAAGTTCAGTTCGTTTCTTGGAATCAGCACACGCTGGTTGCCGGAATAGAGTTTGTTCATGAAGATGCAGAGTCTGACGAATTGCAAATCAAAAAGAAGACGGCGAACAACTTAACGGCAAAAACAATCACCTTCCCACCCGTTTCCGACGCCATCCGAAACCATTTTAGTTTATATGCTCAAGATAAATACCAATTTGAATCGGGAGCGTTACTTTTAGCAGGCGCTCGCTACGATTTCTTTAGTTCTGATGCGGAAGCGGCGGCATTCAAAACCGTTACTTATGGAAGCGACGGCGAAACCGTTACCAAAACCACAGAGACAGAAAGCAACTTCCATGAGACACAAGACCATGCCGTTACTTTCAATCTCGGATACTTGCATCCGTTGAGCAAACAGTTGCATTTCACCGCGAACTTTGCTTCGGGATTTAGAGCACCTGATATTTTTGAACGCTTCTCGACAAGAGGCGGCAGCTACATCATTCTCGGCGACCCTGATTTGGACGCTGAATACAGCTACAACATTGATTTAGGATTGAAACTAAAATCCCAGCATTTCAACGGAGCTGTGTCCGTTTTTTATTCTTGGGTGAAGAACTACATCGACTTGGTGGACACCGGCGAACAGCTCGATGGATTTGATACCAAAACCTATGTTAATGTCGACGCGACGAATCTTTACGGCGCAGACGCTTCCATTGCATATCGCCTAAACGAGCAACTTTCCTTCTTTGCTAACGCCGCTTATGTGCTGGGAAAAAATACCGAAAGCGACGACCATTTGAACGACATTCCTCCACTCAATGGAATGCTTGGCACGCGCTGGGAAAATCAGCTAAACGAGACTTGGCGTTATTGGTTCGAGTTCAACACGGAACTCTATGCACAGCAAAACGATCCCGCCCCAGGTGAGGCTTCTACACCGGGCTATGTTTTGCTGAATCTGAGAAGCGGCATTCGATTTTCGGAGAATGCAACGCTTTCACTTGCGGTTGATAATTTGTTGGACAAAGCGTATAGAAGTCATCTCAACGAGGCTGATTTTCTTTACGAGCCGGGGATCAATTTTAAAACCACTCTGAGCGTAGGGTTATAATCAATGCGATGTAGGGGCAGACGACCTAAGTGTCTGCCCTTTGCATCTAAGCTTTTTTCTTTCGCTTATAGATAAACAAATTCCAGCGTTCTTCTTCCATACCTGCGGTGGCCATCTCCGCGCGAGCCAGTACGAAAAACAAATCCGAAAGTCGATTTACATATTCGGGAATCGAGGGATGTACCTCATCGGTTCTCATCAGCGTGACCAAACGCCGTTCGCCACGCCGGAATTGTGTGCGAATGACTTGGCAAAGTGCGGAAATTTCATTGCCGCCTGGCAGCAAAAAGTAATCGGACGGCGCAGCGACGGTTGCTTCCAGTTCATCAATCCATTGTTCGCAAAACGCCGCGCCATCGAGCGGAAGCGGATTCGGATTTTCCTTCGCAGTGTCCGACGGACGAGCTAAATGCGACATGACGTTCATCATGTCCTTTTGAATGCGATGCAAGTTCGCTTGCCACACATGGTCGATGGGAAGCTTCGCGCGAAGCAACCCGACGGTAGCATTAACTTCGTCAAACGTACCGTAGCATTCGACGCGCACATCATCTTTCGGCACGCGCTTGCCGCCGAAAAGTCCGGTTTCGCCGGTGTCTCCTTTTCTCGTGTATATTTTCATAGGTGAAATGAAATTGATTTTTTAGTTAGAAATTAATTTTCAAGTCTTGTTATGCTGAGATTCGCTAGCGAAGCATCCCCATGTGTCTTGTCTCGTTGGATTTTCGGCTCAGAAGCCTCAGAATGACATGATGGTTCTTGTCAAAACTTTGCTGAAAATGGTAGTTATTTTTGTCATGCTGAACGCAGTGAAGCATCCTTTCCATCCGGGTTAAGTTGGATTCTCCAGCTCGGAAACCCCTGAATGACTTAAGCGTGTTTCTCCTCATATTTGACCAACTCGCCCGACATGCTAATCAGATAAAACACCAGCGGCTTTTCCCCTACAACTTTTTTGCAAACCTCATAGCAGGTTTCGGCAAGCACCTGATAAAACGGTTCGTCTTTGCCGAACGGAATTAGCTCCGTGATGCCGCGCACCAATTTCAATTCCGCAATTTGCTCGCATAAGCCCGACGCGTAACCCGCCCTTTTGGCCAAGTCCGCAATGAAGCGACGGTCTACCGAAACTTGACGGCTCGATGTTTCCAAGTTTCCAGCCGCCAATTTCGTGGCTTTGGCCAGCATCACACCGACGGAAATTTGTTTACATAACAATTCTTCTTTGGCAAATTCGAGCGCGCGGCCAATCCAATTTCCGTAATGCACAAATGCGAGTTCCGGCAGATCTGCTCGCTCCGTTTTCAAAAATGTCTCGCTTTTCGAGCCAGAATTTAAGACGATTTCCGAGCAGCCGTTTTTCATCGCGATTTGAATCGATTGGCGAATGCTATCCAGATACGCTTCTTCGGAGTACGGGACCACAATTCCGCTTGTGCCCAAAATGGAGATGCCGCCCTCGATGCCCAAGCGCGGATTTAGCGTGCGCCGCGCGATGTCCTCCCCGCCCGGCACGGAAATCGTGACGCTGACGCCACAACGCGTTTCAGACTCAGTTAGCACTTCGATGACTGCGTGGCGAATCATTTGGCGCGGCACGGGGTTGATGGCCGCTTCGCCGAGCGGAAGTTCGTGGCCGCGAATCGCAATTCGCCCAACGCCTTGGCCCGCCATAAATTGCACGTCGCCGAACGGCGCTTGCGCGTCAAGTGAGACACGACTCAAAATGTCCAAGCCGTTCGTGATATCGGGGTCGTCTCCGGCGTCCTTCGTGACAGCACAAATCGCCGATGTGTTCGTGCACGAAATGAATTTAACCGGAAACGAAACGCGCCGTCCACTCGGCAATGCAATTTCAACCTCGCTTGGCGATTTGGCCGTGAGAAGCGTTTGCAAAGCGGCTTTCGTTGCCGCCGCCGCACAAGCCCCCGTCGTGAAGCCTGAGCGAAGGGGTTTATTTTCGTGATCTGAAACTGTCATGTTATAAAGCAATGTCGGCCTTTTTTTTAATGAATACAACCGACCGGTTTTGATTCCTTTCATAGGATGCTGAGGCTTCCGAGCCGAAGCATCAAACGTGGCCGGACGCATGGATGCTTCGCTAAGAATCTCAGCATGACAAAAAATAACTACCATTTTCAGCAAAGTTTTGACAAGAATCATCATGTCATTCTGAGGCTTCCGAGCCGAAGAATCCAATGGCACTGGAAAAGTTACCGGCTCAGCTCAACACAGATTTTAGTGTGCAAATAAACTTTATTGTAAAAATTAATGGTATTTGCCCTGCTTGTTTTATGCGGGCAAAGCAGCGCTGCGTATGCGCAAGATTGGAACGAAATTATCAAAGTTGTAGCAAGCGACGCCGTTGCTGCTGACTATTTTGGTTTTGCGGTCTCGGTCTCAGGAGACGTCGCCATTGTCGGCGCTTATGGAAATGACGACGACGGAGACAATTCCGGTTCGGCCTACATCTTTGAGAAGAGCGGCGCGGCTTGGCCACAGACAGCAAAACTCACCGCTTCCGACGCCGTCAGTGGCGATAAGGACGGCGACAATCCGCTTCCGGTTGAGCTTTCTTCCTTCTCAGGCGTTTCCACCGAAACCGGCATTCAGCTCAATTGGAAAACCGCTTCGGAGACGGACAACGCCGGATTTGTGCTTTATCGGAACGGTTCAAAAACCGCAATTTCCTCCGGTAGTTTCACTGAAACGAAAAAGATGATGCTTTTGAAATAGAATTGGAAGTAAAATTTCATCGTGAAGGGCGAGCACCCGGTGTTCGCCCTTTCTTTCTCGAACAAGATTTCCAAAAATCATATAAACGGTTGAATGCCAAACTGCGCGTTGTCATGCTGAGCCTTCTTAGGTGAAGCATCCATGTTGTCCGGTTACGTTGAATTCTTCGGCTCAGAAGCCTCAGAATGACATTCTTCTTTTTTTGTTACCGGTAACGGAGATGAACAAAATGAAATCCGAAAATGCCGCCCGCCTTTTATCCTGCCAATCCTTTTCAAGACTCTTGGTAAAGTTGTTCAAAAAAGTCGATGAAATCTTGTTTGTGGCGCACAATTTTGAATGACGGCGGCACACTTGGGCGCTTCAAAATGACAATCGGAATTTCGGCCTGAAGCGCGGCTTCTATTTTTTCCGGCAAAAATCCGCTTGCCCCGCTTTCCTTACTGAGCAAGCAATCCACACCGTAAGTCGCAATAAGTTGAAGTTCATCTGCGATGCTTCTGCCTGGCGACATGGATAGTGTTTGTTCGGACGGGAAGCCTTGTGCACGCGCTTTTTCAATCGAGGTTGTCTGAGGCAAGATTCGAACGAGCATTTTGTGCTTTGACCAATACGGCTTTAGCGGCGTAATGGTTTGCACACCCGTTGTTGCCAGCACAAGCTTTGGCGATAGCTCGCACAAGCAACGAATCGCTTTTTCAAATCCATCTACAAAATGGACAAGCGGATGCGATTCAGGGCGCGAGGATTTGGCTTGTTTAAAATCGCGCTCGAAGTGCAAGATAGGAATTTGAAGTTCATGGCCAGTTCGCGCAATGGTTTCGCGAAGTACCGAGGCGAATGGGTGCGCTGCATCTACAATGAGCCGAATTCTATGTTCGTGGCAAAAGGCTTTCATGTCGCGCTCGTTCAACGCGCCGAAACGATGCGCTGCAAGTGCATATCCTAACGAATTTGTTTGGGTTTTTGTCGAGTAAATAAACCGTTTGCCGAGTCCGTTCAAAATACCGGCCACGCGCCGCCCTTCGGTTGTGCCGCCGAAAACTAAAATCATGTGGCAGCCTCGCTCGGCTTAGTGGCTTCACGAAATCCGTGCGCAAAGGTCGGGTCGTAGAGCTTCGAGCGCTCGCTGCGTGCCAAAATCGCTTCACCAACGACGAGCAGCACCGTGCGCGTTTTTCCGCTCTCCTGCACCAGTTCGGCCAAATTTTTCAGCTTGCCGTTCCAAATTCGTTGGTCTTTCCAAGTGAGTTTGTAGCAAACCGCAACGGGCGTTTCGGGCGGGTAATGCTCGAGCAATTCCGATTGCACCTTGTGTGCCAGCGTCGCGCTCAAATAAATGCACAGGGTGCTTTGCGAGCGCGCCAGTTCCGAAAGTCGCTCTTTTTCCGGCACAGGTGTGCGCCCTTCGCCACGCGTGAGAATGATGGTTTGAACCCGCTCGGGAATCGTAAATTCGGACTTGAGCGCGGCGGCGGCGGCCTGAAACGACGAGACGCCAGGCACGATTTCATAGCTCATGCCATGCGCATCGAAATACTGCATTTGCTCCTGAATCGCGCCGTAAATGGACGGGTCGCCCGTGTGCAGCCGAACGACGAATTCGCCTCTGTCATAAAATTCTTTCATCAACGAAAATTGCGCCTCCAACGAAAGGTCGGCGGAGCTTTTGACCAACGCGCCACTTCGCGCATAATAGGTAAGTTCTTCGGGAACAAGGCTGCCGGCATAAAGCACCAAATCGGCCTCCTGCAAATACGACTTCCCTTTCAGCGTAATGAGTTCCGGGTCGCCCGGCCCCGCGCCCACAATGGCGATGTGGCCTGTTCGCGCCGTGTTTGCTCGCTGGCTTACGGCAAAGGTGTAATGCTTCGGCTGACCGTTTTCCACGCCTGCGAGCGAACATTTTTGCTTTTCTACAAGCCACGCTTCATTTTCCGAAAGCAACGCTGCCGCCGCTTCCGAGACGCTATACAGGCCGACTTTTTCAAACACGCGCTCCGACGGGTTCGGCACGGACGCCACTTTGTTCAGTGCTTCCGCCGAAAACGTCCGAAACGGGACGCCCAGCGTTTCGGCAAGCTTCAAAAACGCAGGCTCGGCGGATTTCAAACTCGCCGAACCGATCGAATGAATCGAAGCGGCGGCATAGCCCGTCTCGGCAAAATGCTCAAAAAATGAAGCGACAAAGCGCGAGGCGTCAATATTTTTCTCGCAGCCAAGTCCGACACTCAGGACTTTCGGACGGTAAAACAAGGCCGGAATCGGTGCGGCATGACGCTTCGGCGTGACGGCCAAAAGCAGATGATAGGCTGAAAAATGAATGCTTTC
Above is a window of Chloroherpeton thalassium ATCC 35110 DNA encoding:
- the cobM gene encoding precorrin-4 C(11)-methyltransferase — its product is MKHIAILASSERGISLGKKLQYALGQAKPESEIAIFSVRPASDVEQIPSTKEFLKNGFRAFDAFIFIGALGICVRSIAPMLQSKYTDPAVINCDDDGQFVQSVLSGHIGGANLLTREVASMLGAAPVITTSSDVQGLWSLDTLGRRLGWTIEIHGNEALKTMNNFIARFIERKPCALLIETRDTETRRLIQTKPDFVDVFYSLESIHFSAYHLLLAVTPKRHAAPIPALFYRPKVLSVGLGCEKNIDASRFVASFFEHFAETGYAAASIHSIGSASLKSAEPAFLKLAETLGVPFRTFSAEALNKVASVPNPSERVFEKVGLYSVSEAAAALLSENEAWLVEKQKCSLAGVENGQPKHYTFAVSQRANTARTGHIAIVGAGPGDPELITLKGKSYLQEADLVLYAGSLVPEELTYYARSGALVKSSADLSLEAQFSLMKEFYDRGEFVVRLHTGDPSIYGAIQEQMQYFDAHGMSYEIVPGVSSFQAAAAALKSEFTIPERVQTIILTRGEGRTPVPEKERLSELARSQSTLCIYLSATLAHKVQSELLEHYPPETPVAVCYKLTWKDQRIWNGKLKNLAELVQESGKTRTVLLVVGEAILARSERSKLYDPTFAHGFREATKPSEAAT